One Aquificaceae bacterium DNA segment encodes these proteins:
- a CDS encoding sensor domain-containing diguanylate cyclase, with amino-acid sequence MLYANQNASRLFGYSREELLTTEDPINFVFWKDRKKVHESIRKRREGYRDVISYKLRINTKYGEIKWVKLSSTIASFKGKTVSILTLMDISGEVKRERLLTKLATRDQLTGILNRHALIHDFEHLLAQARRYGTAFSIIIFDIDNFKAINDTYGHLVGDEVLKEATREVKKVLRKSDIFGRWGGEEFLILLPMTSEPSAPAEKIRQTIEGCELCKGLKITLSLGATTYRDGDSMDSMLARADRALYKAKQQGKNRTVVL; translated from the coding sequence ATACTCTACGCCAATCAAAATGCATCCAGGCTGTTCGGTTATAGCAGAGAAGAGTTACTAACTACTGAAGACCCAATAAATTTTGTATTCTGGAAGGACAGGAAAAAAGTCCACGAAAGTATAAGAAAAAGAAGGGAAGGATACAGAGATGTTATCAGCTATAAGTTAAGGATAAACACAAAATATGGAGAGATAAAGTGGGTAAAGCTGTCCTCAACCATAGCCTCCTTTAAGGGAAAAACTGTTTCCATATTAACACTTATGGATATATCAGGAGAAGTTAAGAGGGAAAGGCTGCTCACAAAGCTCGCCACCAGAGACCAGCTCACCGGCATACTCAATAGACATGCCCTGATTCATGATTTTGAGCATCTTCTGGCACAGGCAAGAAGATACGGAACAGCTTTCTCCATTATCATCTTTGACATAGACAACTTTAAAGCTATAAATGATACCTACGGGCATCTTGTTGGGGATGAAGTTCTGAAAGAAGCAACAAGGGAGGTAAAGAAGGTCTTGAGGAAAAGCGACATTTTTGGAAGGTGGGGTGGTGAAGAGTTCCTGATACTTCTGCCCATGACATCAGAACCTTCTGCACCTGCAGAGAAGATAAGACAGACTATTGAAGGCTGTGAGCTCTGTAAGGGGTTGAAGATAACTCTGTCTCTCGGGGCAACCACTTACAGGGATGGGGACAGTATGGACAGCATGTTGGCAAGAGCAGACAGAGCCCTTTACAAGGCAAAACAGCAGGGTAAAAACAGAACTGTAGTCCTCTAA
- the purE gene encoding 5-(carboxyamino)imidazole ribonucleotide mutase, whose amino-acid sequence MDKIICMKSPLVGIIMGSISDWEWLKPAYEVLRDFNVPCEVRVVSAHRTPELMYEYARTARDRGIEVIIAGAGGAAHLPGMTASMTTLPVIGVPVPSKHLSGVDSLYSIVQMPSGVPVATVGIGNGANAGILAVRILSIKYPEIAEKLKEHEKSLKEKVEDMNIRLREELS is encoded by the coding sequence ATGGATAAAATTATATGCATGAAGAGCCCTCTTGTGGGTATAATCATGGGTAGTATTTCAGATTGGGAATGGCTAAAGCCTGCCTACGAGGTTCTGAGAGACTTTAATGTTCCCTGCGAGGTAAGGGTAGTGTCCGCCCACAGGACGCCTGAGCTCATGTATGAGTATGCGAGGACTGCCAGAGATAGGGGTATAGAGGTCATAATAGCAGGCGCAGGCGGAGCTGCACACCTTCCGGGTATGACCGCAAGCATGACAACCCTGCCCGTGATAGGTGTGCCTGTTCCCTCAAAGCACCTGAGCGGTGTGGATTCCCTCTACTCCATAGTTCAGATGCCCTCAGGAGTGCCCGTGGCAACCGTGGGTATAGGGAACGGAGCTAATGCGGGAATCCTTGCGGTAAGGATTCTATCCATAAAGTATCCAGAGATTGCGGAAAAGCTGAAAGAACACGAGAAGTCCTTGAAGGAAAAGGTGGAGGATATGAACATAAGGCTCAGAGAAGAGCTTTCTTAG